In Erpetoichthys calabaricus chromosome 15, fErpCal1.3, whole genome shotgun sequence, one DNA window encodes the following:
- the polh gene encoding DNA polymerase eta yields MEYGKERVVALVDMDCFYVQVEQRFNPELKNKPCVVAQYKTWKGGGIIAVSYEARAFGVTRNMWADEAKKLCPDLHVFRVQEAHGKADLTRYREASVEVIEVMSRFAVIERASIDEAYMDLTSSVAQRLKESTEEMLHPDRLQSTYVEGFPKNDDEMLIEKEEKRLCGLKEWLQCLSCNPSCPELQLMVGATIVEEMRAAVEAETGFRCSAGISHNKVLSKLACGLNKPNRQTILPLASVPSLFSNLPISKIRLLGGKLGASISESLGIENIGQLTEFTVSQLQSHFGEKTGQWLYELCRGIDFEPVKPRQLPKSIGCSKNFPGKTALASQEQVQHWLLQLALELEERLTKDREMNNRVAKLLTVGVRLQGDKRASSFSRCCGLSRYEAQKIAHDSFALIKSLNNAGNHQSAWSPALTLLHLSASKFTERPTSLTSGITSFLKTEVMPTPCVTDNSLIPSASSPNKANSVKKPLTGIELFFKRASEKQEDETLGCPLYPNNTKMCSSEGSETLFLKHSQVKQNTGDFFFNNRRINSSSMFMENATGTLELTSQKTHRCGSESKQEEDSGSSDKQILKGCKSTIASKDVAVSCENKDKEAGEPNSIAVEDLVKCEKCGKDILVWEMPEHADYHFAVELQSSFSSPSARPHSEQPQATNVPSRGKSKNKGSPGPSPKRSKSRISNQTLDFFFKKKSVTNGLQDGTE; encoded by the exons ATGGAGTATGGGAAAGAACGAGTGGTGGCCCTTGTGGATATGGATTGCTTCTACGTTCAGGTAGAACAGAGGTTTAATCCGGAGTTGAAGAATAAACCCTGTGTAGTAGCACAGTACAAAACATGGAAAGGAGGAGG TATTATAGCTGTTAGCTATGAGGCTCGAGCTTTTGGTGTCACAAGAAATATGTGGGCAGATGAGGCCAAAAAACTCTGTCCAGACCTTCATGTTTTCAGAGTCCAAGAAGCCCATGGAAAAGCTGATCTTACCAG GTACAGAGAGGCCAGTGTGGAGGTCATTGAAGTTATGTCTCGGTTTGCAGTGATAGAACGAGCTAGCATTGATGAGGCTTACATGGATTTGACAAGTTCGGTGGCGCAAAGACTGAAAGAATCAACAGAGGAAATGCTTCATCCTGATCGTCTACAAAGCACTTATGTGGAAGGATTCCCAAAGAATGATGACGAGATGCTGATTGAAAAAG AAGAGAAGCGATTGTGTGGATTGAAGGAGTGGCTACAGTGCTTATCCTGTAACCCTAGTTGTCCTGAACTTCAGCTTATGGTAGGAGCAACAATTGTTGAAGAGATGAGAGCGGCTGTTGAAGCAGAAACTGGTTTCAGATGCTCAGCTGGGATTTCCCATAATAAG GTTTTGTCTAAGCTGGCTTGTGGTTTGAACAAACCAAACCGACAGACAATTTTACCACTAGCATCTGTGCCCAGTCTTTTCAGCAACTTACCAATCAGTAAAAT TCGCCTCCTTGGGGGAAAGCTGGGAGCTTCCATCAGTGAGAGTTTAGGAATCGAGAACATAGGTCAGCTTACTGAATTCACCGTGTCACAGCTGCAGAGCCACTTTGGAGAAAAGACTgg GCAGTGGTTGTATGAGTTGTGCAGAGGAATAGACTTCGAGCCTGTGAAGCCAAGGCAGTTGCCAAAGTCCATTGGTTGCAGTAAGAATTTTCCAGGAAAAACTGCCTTGGCAAGCCAGGAACAG GTGCAGCACTGGCTGCTGCAGTTGGCATTAGAACTGGAAGAAAGGTTAACGAAAGACAGGGAAATG AATAATCGGGTGGCTAAACTGCTGACTGTAGGTGTGCGGCTTCAAGGAGACAAGCGAGCAAGCAGCTTTTCCCGCTGCTGTGGGTTATCTCGCTATGAGGCTCAGAAGATTGCTCATGACAGCTTTGCCTTAATTAAAAGCCTTAACAATGCTGGAAACCATCAGTCTGCTTG GTCTCCTGCACTTACTTTGCTTCATCTGTCAGCCAGTAAGTTCACAGAGCGTCCAACCTCACTGACCTCTGGAATTACCAGTTTCTTAAAGACTGAAGTAATGCCCACGCCATGTGTTACAGATAACAGTCTGATTCCCTCGGCCTCTAGCCCAAACAAAGCAAATTCTGTAAAAAAACCTTTGACTGGCATAGAATTATTTTTCAAGAGAGCATCAGAAAAGCAGGAAGATGAAACATTGGGATGCCCACTGTATcctaataatacaaaaatgtgtTCATCAGAAGGCTcagaaactttatttttaaaacattcacaagtaaaacaaaacactggggatttcttttttaataacagAAGAATTAATTCATCAAGTATGTTCATGGAAAATGCTACAGGTACTCTAGAGCTGACCAGTCAGAAGACCCATCGTTGTGGTTCAGAATCTAAACAGGAGGAGGATTCAGGTTCTTCTGATAAACAAATTCTGAAGGGCTGTAAAAGCACAATTGCCTCCAAAGATGTTGCAGTTTCTTGTGAGAATAAGGACAAAGAGGCAGGTGAGCCCAACAGTATTGCAGTAGAAGACTTGGTAAAGTGTGAGAAATGTGGTAAGGATATACTGGTTTGGGAAATGCCTGAACATGCAGATTATCACTTTGCTGTTGAACTCCAGAGCTCATTTTCTTCCCCTAGTGCACGTCCACACAGTGAACAGCCCCAGGCTACCAATGTCCCTTCCCgaggaaaaagtaaaaacaagggTTCACCTGGGCCCAGTCCTAAGAGAAGTAAGTCACGTATCAGCAATCAAACGCTGGActtctttttcaagaaaaaatcTGTGACCAATGGCCTGCAAGATGGGACAGAGTAG